From a single Drosophila sulfurigaster albostrigata strain 15112-1811.04 chromosome 3, ASM2355843v2, whole genome shotgun sequence genomic region:
- the LOC133841816 gene encoding xaa-Pro aminopeptidase 3 produces MLRVITKLKSFKPSQSSIPTSICVESSSRVLQAAPSTLPRSDFIKECQALSIPELRQRQPKDAGLKCSLSEYLKGDPDVIEALVPTEISKHRSSVMEFLSREKDRKCGHTHVLILAGAEFMPGFHFRQRSEFLHLCDCLLPGMLLVVLRNRKMVLHTVLCEPRREQQMDDKLAEIACQRYQVDQLLTLPQLKQFLCRRCNHSSVKLWFSLEKTALSKYIQELAEQMRLPIDCPRQLLEYARSFKTPQEMEVLRRSHRIAAQSMQQLIAEHAPRQSMEQMRALFAYKCQQQFAHQPLPFEPKCYKGSGQLWLMNAACQYAGYCGSLARTWPISGRFTPPQKVIYNMLLGIRDKLFYLCGKREKIVHTPRELHVVYLTLLGEQLMLLGVLPSTIKKSKELQKAAAGFTCFPSSIKHIGLDLQESSEQLLDYPLKPGNVLALQLSICIPQTCHQAYSEFRGIYCVLADSMHITEQHQVELLTEDCSSVARDVEQLRTGCLRMERFAN; encoded by the coding sequence ATGTTGCGCGTAATAACCAAATTGAAGAGTTTTAAACCGTCGCAGAGTTCAATTCCTACTTCTATCTGTGTTGAGAGTAGTTCCAGAGTGCTGCAAGCAGCCCCATCAACGTTGCCCAGATCAGATTTTATAAAGGAATGCCAAGCATTGTCCATACCAGAGTtgagacaacgacaaccaaAAGATGCGGGCTTGAAATGTTCGCTAAGCGAGTATCTCAAGGGAGATCCCGATGTGATAGAGGCGCTGGTGCCAACGGAGATTAGCAAGCATCGTTCCTCTGTCATGGAGTTTCTGAGCAGGGAAAAAGACAGAAAGTGTGGGCACACTCATGTGCTAATCCTAGCTGGAGCTGAATTCATGCCGGGTTTTCATTTCAGGCAACGCAGCGAGTTTCTGCATCTCTGCGATTGCTTACTACCGGGTATGCTGCTAGTCGTGCTGCGGAATCGTAAAATGGTGCTGCACACAGTGTTGTGTGAACCTCGACGTGAGCAGCAGATGGACGACAAGCTGGCCGAGATTGCCTGCCAGCGTTACCAAGTCGATCAGCTGCTGACGCTGCCTCAACTGAAGCAATTTCTCTGCCGGCGGTGCAATCATTCGAGTGTCAAGCTCTGGTTTAGCTTGGAGAAAACTGCTCTAAGCAAATATATCCAGGAGCTGGCTGAGCAGATGCGTCTGCCTATTGATTGCCCACGTCAGTTGCTGGAGTATGCACGAAGTTTCAAGACACCTCAAGAAATGGAAGTCTTAAGACGTAGTCATAGAATTGCAGCCCAATCCATGCAGCAACTCATTGCAGAGCATGCGCCACGTCAGTCGATGGAGCAGATGCGTGCTTTGTTTGCCTACAAATGTCAGCAGCAATTTGCCCATCAGCCGCTGCCCTTTGAACCCAAATGCTACAAGGGATCGGGACAATTGTGGCTGATGAATGCAGCGTGTCAATATGCCGGCTATTGCGGCAGCTTGGCCAGAACGTGGCCAATCAGTGGCCGCTTTACGCCACCCCAGAAAGTCATCTACAACATGCTGCTGGGCATACGTGATAAGTTGTTCTATTTATGTggcaaaagagaaaaaattgtgCATACGCCACGTGAACTACACGTCGTATACTTGACGCTGCTGGGAGAACAGTTGATGCTTCTGGGAGTGTTGCCCTCTACAATTAAGAAGTCCAAAGAACTCCAGAAGGCAGCTGCTGGCTTCACTTGTTTTCCCTCATCGATCAAGCATATTGGACTGGATCTGCAGGAGAGTAGCGAACAGCTCCTCGATTATCCTTTAAAACCGGGCAATGTCCTTGCCTTGCAGTTGTCCATTTGTATACCGCAAACTTGCCATCAGGCTTATTCCGAGTTCCGTGGCATTTATTGTGTGCTCGCCGACAGCATGCACATCACGGAGCAGCATCAAGTGGAGCTCCTCACCGAGGATTGCAGCTCGGTGGCTCGTGATGTGGAGCAACTTCGCACGGGTTGTCTGCGAATGGAACGTTTTGCCAACTGA